DNA sequence from the Caldalkalibacillus thermarum genome:
AAATTCGCGCTCGAATCGGTGATCATCAAAATTTCCGCTGCTTTCCCCATAAACAGGCTCCTCTCAACCATCTGTTATATATCAGTATATTTCTACTATATAATAAATTATTTTGTTGTTTCAATAATATAAAAATTTTGATTAGGAATATTCCGTTGGAATTCCTTACCCGAGTTCGACAGTCATTAGGTAAACAAATCGCTCATAAACCCATGATTCACCTGAGTATATGAGCGATTCAGTAGGGGTGGTATCTTTTTGATATAGAATCATAGATATTATGAAAAAAAGGGGACAGAGCCGATGATTGGATTAGTGGTGATTTTAATACTTGTTCTAATATTACCCTTTACGGCTAAAGTTGTGGAGCGAAACTTGGAAATTTTTCTACTGGTCATGGGGCTTACTGCGTCTATGGTCAGTGGAGTTTTCAATCCGTCTTTGTTGGCCAAGGCATTAAAAGATCCTGTCTATATCTCTTTAACTGTATTGGCGGCCGGAATGTTATTTAAGTGGGGGCAAACCCCGTTGAAAAAAGGCATATCCCGTATTGCTACTCTCATTCCGTACCGGCTGTTCTTAGCCCTAGTGGTCATTTTGCTTGGTTTGGTTTCCAGTGTGATTACAGCGATCGTGGCTTCCCTTGTGCTCGTCGCCATTGTCTCTGTTATCCAGCTTGACCGTCACACAGAACTAAGATTTGTCATTCTGGCTTGTTTTTCAATTGGGCTGGGGGCTGCCTTAACGCCCATTGGTGAGCCGTTGTCAACCATAGCCATTAGTAAACTGGATCAAAATTTTGGCTATCTGCTGCATTTAATCGGAACTGATGTATTCACGGCCATCGTCATCCTCGGCTGGTTAACTGTGCTGTTAGTCAATCCTGAACGTCATGACCACGGTCGTTCTGAAGCGGTGGCAGAATCGTACAGCGAGATTATTGTGCGGGCTGTGAAAGTTTACTTGTTTGTCATGGGCCTGACATTATTTGGACACGGATTTCACCCATTTATTGACCAGTATTTAACCGGCTTAGACCCCAAGCTTCTATACTGGGTTAACATGATTTCCGCCGTGCTCGATAATGCCACATTAACCGCAGCCGAGATCAGCCCTGCCATGAACGAGCTGACTGTCAGAGCGATCTTGCTAGGTCTCCTAATCAGTGGCGGAATGCTTATTCCTGGCAATATCCCCAACATTATCGCAGCAAACAAATTAAACATATCAAGTAAAGAATGGGCACGCATCGGTATGCCTATTGGATTGATGTTAATGGTGCTTTACTTTTTGATCATTTTCTTCTTGATATAAGGGCCATGTCAGATGGATGCGTGTCAACTCATAAAAAAATCTTACCGAACAGAAACTGATCTCTTATATTAAAATCTACCCCAAAAGGCACCACGAAGCGGTGAGAGAAAGGCTTTGCCCCTTGGTTATCCCTTCCTTTTTCGCCAACAGGCTGTCAAGGGGCGGCGCAGCCTTCGCATCGCGATTGCTGTCAAGCAACCCTTGACAGGAGGCGGGCGAGAAAGGACAATGGAGTTAAGCGTAAGCCTTTTTTGCATCAACGCCTCTGCTTTAGCGGGAGAGATGGATCATCATCCCATGATCCGCTTAGTCAGAAAAAATTACCGCAAGGACACCTTTATTTGTTTGACCTATCCAAAACAAGATATCGGGCTTGAGTGGTTCCACCAAGCATCAGACATCAGGCAAGCGTGCTGTCAAATCAGTCAATACCGGGTCAAAGTCTGGTTCTTTATTCGTTATATCTGCTCATCTTCCTTCCGGGTCTTGGGAAAAGATGCGCCACGGGACAAATCTGCCATTACCAAATCTATACTCAGTTTGGGCTTGGATTTTGTATAATGTGATCGAACGGTATATGAGAAACATTTGGATTGGGTTTGAGGAGATGACGGAGGTAACCAACCATGTTTGATTCCAAAGCTTTAAGAGCTGCAAATCTGCAGAAACATTGGCAGCAGTTGCGAACTTTGGAACAAGCCTTAAATCAGGCGGCCATTATTGTCATCACAGATCATCGGGGCACGATCACCTATGCCAATGATGCCTTTGTGAAGATCTCAGGCTATCGCAGGGATGAACTGGTGGGCAGTAATCACCGGTTGGTAAAATCGGGCTATCACGACCCTGCTTTCTACCGACAAATGTGGCGCACGATCAGTTCAGGCAAAGTGTGGCGGGATGAAGTCTGTAACCGGACCAAAAACGGAGAGTTGTACTGGGTGGATACGACCATCGTGCCCCTACTAGGGAAAAATGGCAAGCCGGAGCAATATGTTTCGATCCGCTTTGATATTACGGAAAAAAAGCGGTTGGAAAGCCTGGTCATGCTGGACCCGCTGACCGGAATCGGTAACCGACGCTTTGCCGAACAGAAGATTCATGAATTGATTGCATCTGGCCAAGCTGGTGACCAAGCTGCCTTGGTGTTGATTGACCTGGACAAGTTCAAACAGGTTAATGATGCTTTGGGGCATGAAGCAGGGGACCTGCTCTTGAAAAGGGTGGCTGAGCGTTTGCAAGAAGTGAAGGGGAGTAACGACCTCTTGGCCCGGCTTGCCGGAGATGAATTTCTGATTTTTATGCCTGGGATAGGGGATCACAGCCAACTGAAGCGCAAGCTTGCCCTCCTTAAACGTGCCTTCAGGAGGCCGTTTGAACTGCAGAGTTACCGGATTACAGTCTGGCCCAGCATGGGGGCAGCCCTCTATCCCCGACATGGCCGGAGTGTGCGGGAACTTTTGCGCCGGGCAGACTTCGCCTTATATTTGGCTAAGGAAAAATCAAGTGACGAAGTGGAATGGTTTGACTGGCATGCTGACATTCAACCCAATCCTTTTGTTCTTGAGCAGGAAATGGTGACTGGTTTGAAACAGAGACAATTTTTTCTTTTGTACCAGCCACAGGTTCATTTGCGCAGCAAAGTTTTGCTGGGGTTTGAAGCGTTGTTGCGCTGGCGTCATCCCCGCTGGGGAATCATTTCTCCCAAGGTGTTTCTAGAAGTGGCTGAAAAATCCGGCTTTATCATACAGTTGGGGGAATGGGTGCTGACCCAAGCCATGAGGGAGATGGGCAAACTGACAGCGGAACAGGGTTATTATCTCAGTGTCAACTTATCGATGCGCCAGTTTTACCAGCAACACTTGCCTGAGTTGATTTTACATATTGCCCAGGAAACCGGCTTTCAGCTGTCACAACTTACCCTGGAAGTAACGGAAACCATGCTTGGTCACACGGATCAGGCGGCCCGGCAGTTACAAGACCTTCATCAACTTGGTGTGCGCGTTTCCCTTGATGATTTTGGCACCGGTTACTCTTCCCTGAGCCGGATCAGTCATTATCCCTTGCAAGAATTAAAAATTGACCGCACTTTTGTTCAGCAGATCGGCACGGAAAAAGGGGATGCCCTCGTTAAAACCATCATTAATCTGGCCCGTCATCTTGACTTGGATGTAATAGCTGAAGGCATTGAGAAACCTCAACAACTGCGTTTTTTGCGCCGCCATTACTGTCAGGCAGGTCAAGGCTTCCTGTTTGCGCCACCTCTTAGTTTAGACGATTTGAAAAATGTGATTCGCAGTTGAGGGTCCTGCGATGTGATAAAACCAAACAAGGCATATGATGCGGGTTCCGCACGGGTATCCCGCGTCTTTTTTTGGACAAAATAGAACTTCTATTCTCTGACAGACAGTTGTACAAATGGTATGTTAGACTAGCCTTTAACGGAAACAAGAGAGGCAGACGGTTGCATGCTGAGAAAATTGGTTAAGTAAGCAGGGCAAGGTTTGGTCCCCT
Encoded proteins:
- a CDS encoding DUF1646 family protein, which translates into the protein MIGLVVILILVLILPFTAKVVERNLEIFLLVMGLTASMVSGVFNPSLLAKALKDPVYISLTVLAAGMLFKWGQTPLKKGISRIATLIPYRLFLALVVILLGLVSSVITAIVASLVLVAIVSVIQLDRHTELRFVILACFSIGLGAALTPIGEPLSTIAISKLDQNFGYLLHLIGTDVFTAIVILGWLTVLLVNPERHDHGRSEAVAESYSEIIVRAVKVYLFVMGLTLFGHGFHPFIDQYLTGLDPKLLYWVNMISAVLDNATLTAAEISPAMNELTVRAILLGLLISGGMLIPGNIPNIIAANKLNISSKEWARIGMPIGLMLMVLYFLIIFFLI
- a CDS encoding putative bifunctional diguanylate cyclase/phosphodiesterase — encoded protein: MFDSKALRAANLQKHWQQLRTLEQALNQAAIIVITDHRGTITYANDAFVKISGYRRDELVGSNHRLVKSGYHDPAFYRQMWRTISSGKVWRDEVCNRTKNGELYWVDTTIVPLLGKNGKPEQYVSIRFDITEKKRLESLVMLDPLTGIGNRRFAEQKIHELIASGQAGDQAALVLIDLDKFKQVNDALGHEAGDLLLKRVAERLQEVKGSNDLLARLAGDEFLIFMPGIGDHSQLKRKLALLKRAFRRPFELQSYRITVWPSMGAALYPRHGRSVRELLRRADFALYLAKEKSSDEVEWFDWHADIQPNPFVLEQEMVTGLKQRQFFLLYQPQVHLRSKVLLGFEALLRWRHPRWGIISPKVFLEVAEKSGFIIQLGEWVLTQAMREMGKLTAEQGYYLSVNLSMRQFYQQHLPELILHIAQETGFQLSQLTLEVTETMLGHTDQAARQLQDLHQLGVRVSLDDFGTGYSSLSRISHYPLQELKIDRTFVQQIGTEKGDALVKTIINLARHLDLDVIAEGIEKPQQLRFLRRHYCQAGQGFLFAPPLSLDDLKNVIRS